A single Dunckerocampus dactyliophorus isolate RoL2022-P2 chromosome 2, RoL_Ddac_1.1, whole genome shotgun sequence DNA region contains:
- the llgl2 gene encoding LLGL scribble cell polarity complex component 2 isoform X2, whose product MKKFRRHGQESQRDRLKQELFQFNKTVEHGFPHQPSALGYSPSLQLLAIGTRSGTIKLFGAPGVEFMGLHDENAAVTQVHFLPHQAELVTLLDDNSLHMWTLRAHTGLSELLEIGRFTLTGPPGAPPSVTRVTAVLAHSSGELLLLGTEGGHVFIVEVPGFRELEERNISLDEVAKSVPDDYIGRRNLEHVEALQENPVSPNQVAIGYGRGLIVIWDIEKQCALQHIPATQQLESVWWTEDGGYILTSHSDGSYCRWMLGEEDVNEEEKSDIPYGHFPCKAISKILQLPTKEGPPFLLFSGGMPRASYGDRHCITVIHSKVHVALDFTSRIIDFFVIRDRLHHTGDPSALVVLVEEELVVIDLETDGWPVIQTPYLVPLHSSAITCSHHVSAIPLKLWERLLAIGELQNTNYSKKPWPITGGQNLAPDPPQRDLLLTGHEDGTVRFWDASGVCLYPMYKLSTAGVFQTDADPMNQGAEGEWPPFRKVGCFDPYSDDPRLGIQKIHLCKYSGYLAVAGTAGQILVLELNDEAAEHTVEAKVVDLLQGQEGFRWKVHSKPQ is encoded by the exons ATGAAAAAGTTCAGGCGACACGGCCAGGAGTCACAGCGAGATCGACTCAAACAGGAACTCTTTCAGTTCAACAAG ACGGTAGAGCATGGCTTCCCCCACCAGCCCAGCGCTCTGGGCTACAGTCCCTCTCTGCAGCTGCTGGCCATTGGTACCCGTTCCGGAACAATCAAATT GTTTGGAGCCCCCGGTGTGGAATTCATGGGCCTCCATGATGAGAATGCTGCAGTCACACAAGTACACTTCCTCCCCCACCAG GCTGAACTGGTGACGCTACTGGATGACAACAGTTTGCACATGTGGACTTTAAGAGCCCACACAGGACTTTCAGAGCTTCTCGAGATTGGACGCTTCACACTCACTGGTCCACCTGG TGCCCCACCAAGTGTGACCCGGGTGACTGCAGTCCTGGCACACTCCTCTGgcgagctgctgctgctggggacCGAGGGGGGCCATGTCTTTATTGTGGAAGTCCCTGGCTTCAGAGAACTAGAAGAAAGGAACATCAGTCTCGATGAAGTTGCCAAAAG TGTACCTGATGATTATATTGGACGTAGGAATTTAGAACACGTTGAGGCCTTACAGGAGAACCCGGTCAGCCCAAACCAAGTGGCTATTGGTTATGGACGCGGCCTCATTGTCATCTGGGATATTGAGAAGCAGTGTGCTCTTCAGCACATCCCAGCCACTCAG CAGCTAGAGAGTGTGTGGTGGACAGAAGACGGAGGTTACATTCTGACTTCACACAGTGATGGAAGCTACTGTCGTTGGATGCTAGGTGAAGAAGATGTGAATGAAGAGGAGAAATCAGACATTCCTTATG GACATTTCCCGTGCAAAGCTatttctaaaatacttcagctGCCTACGAAAGAAGG GCCACCATTCCTCCTCTTCAGTGGTGGCATGCCCAGGGCCAGCTATGGCGACAGACACTGCATTACTGTCATCCATAGTAAAGTACATGTGGCCTTGGATTTCACCTCCAGGATCATTGACTTCTTTGTCATCAGAGACAGACTACATCACACAG GAGATCCCAGCGCATTGGTGGTCTTAGTTGAAGAGGAGTTAGTCGTGATTGACCTGGAGACAGATGGGTGGCCGGTCATTCAAACGCCTTACCTGGTTCCCCTCCACAGTTCAGCAATCACCTGTTCACACCATGTCTCTGCTATCCCTCTCAAACTGTGGGAGAGACTTCTTGCCATTGGAGAGCTGCAAAATACAAACTACTCCAAAAAG CCATGGCCAATAACCGGAGGCCAGAACCTGGCCCCAGATCCTCCACAGAGAGATCTCTTGCTGACAGG GCATGAGGATGGAACTGTGCGTTTTTGGGATGCCTCAGGAGTCTGTCTGTATCCCATGTACAAATTAAGCACAGCTGGAGTCTTCCAAACAGATGCTGACCCCATGAACCAAGGTGCTGAAGGAGAGTGGCCACCGTTCAgaaag GTTGGCTGCTTTGACCCCTACAGTGATGATCCAAGGCTGGGCATTCAGAAGATCCATCTTTGTAAATACAGTGGTTATCTGGCTGTTGCAGGCACGGCTGGACAG ATTCTGGTGCTAGAGCTCAATGATGAGGCAGCAGAGCACACTGTGGAGGCCAAAGTAGTGGATTTGCTGCAAGGTCAAGAAGGATTCCGCTGGAAG GTGCACTCTAAACCCCAGTGA